The following are from one region of the Thermoproteales archaeon genome:
- a CDS encoding 50S ribosomal protein L5, which yields MSENKIYLEIDHPMRRVILGKVVVNMAVGESGERLANAAKVLEQLTGQKPSFRKAKRTIKEFGVRKGENIACMVTLRGARAYEFLKKALEAVDYEINESSIDEFGNFAFGVKEHIYLPGVKYDPNIGIFGFDVIVTLERPGYRVQRRRRGRARIPRRHRVNKEEAVEFITKVLGAKLVKKRVVRSRWGR from the coding sequence ATGTCCGAAAATAAAATATATTTAGAAATCGATCACCCCATGAGACGGGTGATCTTAGGAAAGGTAGTAGTTAACATGGCTGTTGGCGAATCTGGAGAGCGTCTAGCAAATGCAGCGAAGGTTTTAGAGCAGCTGACGGGTCAGAAGCCTAGCTTTAGAAAAGCGAAGAGAACGATAAAAGAATTTGGAGTGAGGAAAGGTGAAAACATCGCTTGTATGGTAACGCTAAGAGGGGCTAGGGCATATGAATTTCTGAAAAAAGCGCTGGAAGCCGTAGATTATGAGATAAATGAATCAAGCATAGACGAGTTCGGTAATTTCGCTTTCGGAGTTAAGGAGCATATATATCTTCCTGGAGTGAAATACGATCCTAATATAGGAATCTTCGGATTTGATGTTATTGTTACTCTCGAGCGTCCTGGCTATAGAGTTCAAAGAAGGAGAAGAGGAAGAGCTAGAATACCTAGACGACATAGAGTAAATAAAGAAGAAGCCGTAGAGTTTATAACAAAGGTGTTAGGCGCTAAGTTAGTAAAAAAGAGAGTGGTGAGGAGTAGATGGGGAAGATAA
- a CDS encoding 50S ribosomal protein L32e encodes MSISEESKKEIARLLKIRTLMKMKKPRFIQMNSWYLARLGDKWKRPKGLDNKIKREKKGFPARVKIGYRKPKLVRGFHPCGMVEALVHNAKELVDLNPDIHAIRISSRVGKLKKSEIVKKAKELGFKVLNE; translated from the coding sequence ATGTCTATTAGCGAAGAATCCAAAAAGGAAATAGCTAGGTTGTTAAAAATTAGAACGTTAATGAAAATGAAAAAACCAAGATTCATTCAAATGAATTCTTGGTATTTAGCCAGACTTGGAGATAAATGGAAAAGACCTAAAGGTCTCGACAATAAAATTAAAAGAGAGAAAAAGGGTTTTCCTGCTAGAGTAAAGATTGGCTATCGTAAGCCGAAGCTAGTGAGAGGATTTCATCCCTGCGGAATGGTCGAAGCCCTAGTACACAATGCAAAAGAGTTGGTGGATTTAAATCCAGACATTCATGCTATTAGAATATCGTCTCGCGTGGGTAAGCTTAAAAAATCCGAAATAGTTAAAAAGGCTAAAGAACTAGGCTTCAAAGTTTTAAACGAGTAG
- a CDS encoding DNA cytosine methyltransferase, with protein MFTVVDLFCGAGGFSRGFKEENFKIMLGVENFKPVAETFQTNFPSVEIILEDIKKVRSEDIEKIINEPDVVIGSPPCEPFTRANPKREKSSLARLYEDPIGQLVLHFIRIVGDLKPKIFIMENVPGILEGELKRALMLEFSRIGYRKIYFNFLKAEDYGTPSHRLRVFISNIKIKPKKCNTRKVVIEAIGDLPAPDSIHDVPNHEPVPISPRKLKRIAKLKWGESLVRYKGAEGRIYTNLTRLHPYKIAPTVMGSSRFIHPFENRLLTVREHARLMGFPDDHIFIGGRDLQFNQVGEAVPVPLAKAIAQEVAKKLKGE; from the coding sequence ATGTTTACAGTCGTCGATCTATTCTGCGGAGCAGGAGGATTTTCCAGAGGATTTAAGGAAGAAAACTTTAAAATAATGCTTGGAGTTGAAAACTTTAAACCGGTAGCAGAAACTTTTCAAACCAATTTTCCTAGTGTAGAGATAATACTCGAAGATATTAAAAAGGTAAGATCTGAAGATATTGAAAAAATTATTAACGAACCAGATGTCGTTATAGGGAGTCCGCCATGTGAACCATTTACACGCGCTAATCCCAAGCGAGAAAAGTCCTCGCTAGCTAGACTTTATGAAGATCCTATAGGACAATTGGTACTGCATTTTATCAGGATTGTAGGCGATTTAAAACCAAAAATATTTATAATGGAAAACGTGCCCGGCATTTTAGAGGGCGAATTAAAAAGGGCATTAATGCTTGAGTTTTCGAGAATAGGATATAGAAAAATATATTTCAACTTTTTGAAAGCTGAAGACTACGGCACTCCATCTCACAGATTGAGAGTTTTCATTTCCAATATAAAAATAAAACCCAAAAAATGTAATACAAGAAAAGTAGTAATAGAAGCAATCGGAGACCTGCCTGCTCCCGACTCAATTCATGACGTTCCCAACCATGAACCTGTTCCAATTTCTCCTAGAAAATTAAAAAGAATTGCAAAGCTCAAATGGGGTGAATCGCTGGTAAGATATAAAGGAGCGGAGGGACGTATATACACTAACCTAACCAGACTTCATCCGTATAAAATAGCGCCGACGGTTATGGGTTCGTCTCGTTTTATTCATCCGTTCGAAAATAGACTGCTCACGGTTCGCGAACATGCGCGACTTATGGGATTTCCCGATGACCATATTTTTATAGGAGGACGCGACCTACAATTTAACCAAGTAGGAGAAGCTGTTCCTGTTCCTTTAGCTAAAGCAATAGCACAGGAAGTCGCTAAAAAATTAAAAGGTGAATAA
- a CDS encoding 50S ribosomal protein L24 encodes MYSHMTSQPRKVRKRMLNAPYHLRQKYLTAPLSPTLIREYGVKRLPVRKGDSVLIMRGEFAGHEGRVVRVSVKKARIYVEGVTRRKADGTEIPVPLHASKVMITKLDLSDEKRKEIIKRKGGKVK; translated from the coding sequence ATGTATAGTCATATGACTTCGCAACCTAGGAAGGTTAGGAAGAGAATGCTTAATGCCCCGTATCATCTCAGACAAAAGTATCTCACCGCTCCACTATCACCAACTTTAATTAGGGAGTATGGGGTGAAGCGCTTACCTGTTAGGAAGGGCGACTCAGTTTTGATAATGCGCGGAGAATTTGCTGGCCATGAAGGCCGCGTAGTCAGGGTCAGTGTTAAGAAGGCAAGAATTTATGTTGAGGGAGTAACGAGGAGAAAGGCTGATGGAACTGAAATCCCTGTGCCTCTTCACGCATCTAAGGTTATGATTACTAAGTTAGATCTTTCCGACGAGAAAAGAAAGGAAATTATAAAACGTAAAGGGGGTAAGGTTAAATGA
- a CDS encoding 50S ribosomal protein L18 translates to MPKMGARYKIPFKRRRKCLTNYKKRRALILSGKPRLVVRKSNKNIFVQVITAEPQGDVTLVSAHSKQLVKNFEWKAYTRNIPTAYLLGLIAGFQAMKKNIGEAILDIGLHRSTKGNIIYAAVKGALDAGLKIPVREDMLPGDDRISGEHIAKYAQMLKEIDPEKYDRQFSSYLKRGLPPEELPNHFAEIKEKIIKFFSA, encoded by the coding sequence ATGCCTAAGATGGGCGCCAGGTATAAGATTCCTTTCAAAAGAAGAAGAAAATGCTTGACAAATTACAAAAAGAGAAGGGCACTTATTCTCTCGGGAAAGCCGAGATTGGTTGTCAGAAAATCGAATAAAAACATTTTTGTGCAAGTTATTACGGCAGAGCCGCAGGGAGATGTTACGCTAGTATCAGCACATTCAAAACAATTAGTAAAAAATTTCGAATGGAAAGCATATACTCGAAATATTCCAACTGCTTACTTGCTAGGGCTTATTGCAGGATTCCAAGCAATGAAAAAGAACATAGGCGAAGCTATACTAGACATAGGCTTACACCGATCAACTAAAGGAAATATAATATACGCGGCGGTCAAGGGAGCTTTAGATGCGGGGTTAAAGATCCCCGTGAGGGAGGATATGCTTCCAGGGGATGATAGAATCTCGGGGGAACACATAGCTAAATATGCTCAAATGTTGAAGGAAATCGATCCTGAAAAATATGATAGGCAGTTTTCCTCATACTTGAAGAGGGGCTTGCCACCTGAGGAACTACCAAATCACTTTGCTGAAATAAAAGAGAAGATCATCAAATTTTTCTCGGCTTAA
- a CDS encoding winged helix-turn-helix transcriptional regulator, which translates to MPRNPTSRILDRKKKVYEFIKSKRETTTTAIVNELGLSHSQVFYILRLLLKEGFIEEIKRGKIAFWRVRK; encoded by the coding sequence ATGCCGCGCAATCCTACAAGTAGAATCCTTGATAGGAAGAAAAAAGTCTATGAGTTCATAAAAAGTAAAAGGGAAACCACAACCACAGCTATAGTTAACGAGCTGGGGTTGTCTCATTCTCAAGTATTTTATATTCTTAGATTGTTATTAAAGGAGGGATTTATTGAAGAAATTAAAAGAGGTAAGATAGCTTTTTGGAGAGTTAGAAAATAA
- a CDS encoding 50S ribosomal protein L19e, whose translation MKTIKRMAADILKVGESRIWIDPERENTLYDVVSREQVKKLIHDGVIKKLPPSTPSRGRIRIRKMQKRKGRRRGHGKRKGPRFDEKELWINKIRAQRKFLKKLRERKLVDRKTYRRLYRLAKGGFFRNIAHLKLYITEHKLVKKRRL comes from the coding sequence ATAAAGACTATAAAAAGAATGGCGGCTGATATTCTCAAAGTAGGGGAGAGTAGGATTTGGATCGATCCGGAAAGGGAAAATACGCTTTACGATGTGGTGTCTAGGGAGCAGGTGAAAAAGTTAATACACGACGGTGTTATTAAAAAGCTACCACCGTCTACCCCCTCCCGTGGTAGGATAAGAATACGAAAAATGCAAAAAAGGAAGGGTAGGAGAAGGGGTCACGGTAAAAGAAAAGGGCCTAGATTTGACGAAAAAGAGTTATGGATAAATAAAATAAGGGCGCAAAGGAAGTTTCTTAAAAAATTAAGAGAAAGAAAGCTGGTAGATAGGAAAACGTACAGACGCTTATACAGGCTTGCCAAAGGAGGATTTTTCAGAAACATTGCGCACTTAAAGCTCTATATAACTGAGCATAAACTTGTTAAAAAGAGGCGATTGTGA
- a CDS encoding 50S ribosomal protein L30, protein MSLLIVIRLKGQSGRKPDEEKTLELLRLHKKFHAVLIKDSHSYKGMLQVLNNVVTWGEIDEATLAKLIEKRGYVTGGKRITLDYLKNIGYESFEDLARDLITGKKKIDEIPGLKPVFRLRPPKGGFKGTIKKHFREGGETGYRGEAINDLVLKMI, encoded by the coding sequence ATGTCTCTGCTAATAGTTATTAGATTGAAGGGACAATCAGGAAGAAAGCCAGATGAAGAAAAAACTTTAGAATTATTAAGATTACACAAAAAATTTCATGCAGTTTTAATCAAGGACAGCCACTCGTATAAAGGTATGCTACAAGTTTTAAATAATGTAGTTACATGGGGGGAAATTGACGAAGCGACTCTTGCAAAGCTTATTGAAAAAAGAGGCTATGTTACAGGTGGTAAGAGAATAACTCTCGACTACTTAAAGAATATAGGATATGAAAGTTTTGAAGATCTTGCACGTGATTTGATAACTGGTAAAAAGAAAATAGATGAAATACCAGGTTTAAAACCAGTTTTTAGGCTTAGGCCGCCAAAAGGCGGATTTAAAGGAACAATAAAGAAACATTTTAGAGAAGGCGGGGAGACGGGATATAGAGGAGAAGCGATAAATGACCTTGTTTTAAAAATGATTTAA
- the secY gene encoding preprotein translocase subunit SecY: MGAYETLQPIFRILPEVKKPARKLSLRERLFWTGIILVIYFAMSQVPLYGIPWAQTQYQQLFFLQVIMASRRGTLLELGIGPIVTAGLIWQLLVGSKIVDIDLTTPEGRKLFSGVEKLFAIIFAAIEALAYIVGGAYGVLSFDKSAAVFAQLFVASVIILLMDELLQKGWGIGSGISLFIAAGVAQQIFWELFSPIGPMEDGLYYGVMTSLIFSIYVGATTGNWTLLPNVLARQTGFPDVVGFLTMIFFILLLAYMESMRIEIPITVSRYGGMRSKIPLKFLYVSNLPVILVSALYADIHIFAQALWPRFNPENTNPWFNIIAKYNRTETGLIPLQGSLVYYISPPRSLWAIFRDPVHVAVYAFLFIGFSVLFAIAWVETSGMDPWSQAQQLVEAGLQIPGFRKSTRILSSLFSRYIWPLTILSGLLIGVIAVVSDLLGVLGSGIGILLMVGILVQYQQLLAREQALEMYPLLAKVLGE; this comes from the coding sequence GTGGGAGCTTACGAAACGCTTCAACCAATTTTTAGAATTTTACCGGAAGTGAAGAAGCCAGCTCGTAAGCTCAGCCTAAGGGAAAGATTGTTTTGGACTGGAATAATATTAGTAATATACTTCGCGATGTCCCAGGTTCCGCTCTATGGCATTCCTTGGGCCCAGACTCAGTATCAGCAGTTATTTTTCCTGCAGGTCATTATGGCGTCGCGGAGGGGTACCCTGCTAGAACTTGGCATTGGGCCAATCGTAACTGCTGGGCTTATTTGGCAGCTACTTGTTGGAAGTAAGATAGTGGATATAGATCTCACAACGCCTGAGGGAAGAAAGCTTTTCTCGGGAGTAGAAAAGCTTTTTGCCATAATTTTCGCGGCTATAGAAGCTTTGGCTTACATAGTTGGAGGAGCTTACGGAGTATTATCTTTTGATAAATCGGCAGCTGTATTTGCACAATTATTTGTGGCCAGCGTGATCATTCTTTTAATGGACGAGCTGCTTCAAAAAGGATGGGGTATAGGTAGCGGAATAAGTTTATTCATAGCAGCTGGAGTTGCTCAGCAAATATTTTGGGAGCTTTTCTCTCCTATAGGACCCATGGAGGACGGGCTCTATTATGGAGTTATGACGTCCTTAATCTTCTCGATATACGTGGGCGCGACTACAGGAAACTGGACGTTGCTACCTAACGTGTTAGCTAGGCAAACTGGTTTTCCAGATGTGGTGGGCTTCTTGACGATGATATTCTTTATACTGCTTCTAGCTTACATGGAAAGCATGAGAATAGAAATTCCCATAACAGTATCAAGATATGGCGGTATGAGGTCTAAAATACCGCTGAAATTCCTTTACGTGTCAAACCTGCCGGTAATCCTAGTATCGGCATTGTACGCTGATATTCACATATTTGCTCAAGCCTTATGGCCTCGTTTCAATCCGGAGAATACGAATCCTTGGTTTAACATAATCGCTAAATATAATAGAACCGAGACGGGGCTGATTCCCCTACAAGGCTCGCTAGTTTACTACATAAGCCCGCCCCGCTCTTTATGGGCTATATTTAGAGATCCGGTTCACGTGGCGGTATACGCGTTTTTATTCATAGGTTTTTCAGTGCTATTTGCCATTGCATGGGTTGAAACTTCAGGTATGGATCCTTGGTCTCAAGCTCAGCAACTTGTGGAAGCGGGTTTACAAATACCGGGATTTAGGAAGTCGACGAGAATACTCTCTTCGCTCTTTTCAAGATATATATGGCCTTTAACTATACTAAGCGGCTTGTTAATCGGTGTAATTGCCGTTGTAAGCGACTTACTAGGAGTGCTCGGGTCGGGTATAGGAATCTTATTGATGGTTGGCATTCTTGTCCAGTATCAGCAACTATTAGCTAGGGAACAAGCTTTGGAAATGTATCCATTGCTAGCTAAAGTGCTGGGTGAATAA
- a CDS encoding 30S ribosomal protein S14, giving the protein MGKIRPPKERKYGKGARRCVRCGTHEALVRMYGLNLCRRCFREVAEIMGFKKYM; this is encoded by the coding sequence ATGGGGAAGATAAGACCTCCTAAGGAAAGGAAATATGGAAAAGGCGCTCGAAGATGTGTAAGATGTGGAACTCATGAAGCCTTAGTGAGAATGTACGGCCTAAACCTGTGTAGGCGATGCTTCAGGGAAGTAGCCGAAATCATGGGCTTTAAAAAATACATGTAG
- a CDS encoding 50S ribosomal protein L23 yields MDPFKVVLRLVSTEKAHQLRLKDNTLTFIVDRRASKRDVKEAVEKLYHVKVIKINTLITPRGEKKAYVKLAPEYDANDIAAKIGVP; encoded by the coding sequence GTGGATCCTTTCAAGGTTGTGTTGAGACTAGTCTCGACAGAAAAAGCGCATCAGCTAAGATTAAAGGATAATACGTTAACTTTCATAGTTGACAGGAGAGCATCAAAGAGAGACGTGAAAGAGGCTGTTGAAAAGCTTTATCACGTTAAGGTTATAAAGATAAACACTCTTATAACACCCCGAGGCGAGAAAAAAGCCTATGTTAAATTAGCACCTGAATATGATGCGAATGATATTGCCGCTAAGATCGGTGTTCCATAG
- a CDS encoding 30S ribosomal protein S4e, which translates to MKETRGSLRHLTRAKAPWYWPILRKESRWTIKPSPGPHPLRRCIPLGILVRDILGYASSMRETRRVLSEGKIEIDGKTVRDYKYPIGLMDVIHVKPTNEYFRILPHPQKFLWLHPIKESEASFKLCRIENKIMIRGGNIQLNLHDGRNCIVKINDPFDPVEDIYSTLDTVKISIPQQEIIEHVKLEKGVLVYIIDGSHVGTVGKLEEIKQVFKRRRSAVTVTDKEGNKKATILDFLFVIGKEEPLISLPEW; encoded by the coding sequence ATGAAGGAGACTAGAGGTAGTCTAAGGCATTTAACGCGAGCTAAAGCACCTTGGTATTGGCCAATACTACGTAAAGAATCTAGGTGGACTATAAAACCAAGCCCTGGCCCACATCCACTTCGTCGTTGTATACCTTTGGGTATACTCGTTAGGGATATTCTTGGATATGCTTCATCTATGAGAGAGACGCGAAGAGTTTTAAGCGAAGGGAAAATCGAAATTGATGGTAAAACAGTTAGAGATTATAAATATCCTATAGGATTAATGGACGTAATCCATGTAAAACCCACAAATGAATACTTTAGAATACTTCCTCATCCTCAAAAGTTTTTATGGTTGCATCCTATAAAGGAATCAGAAGCTTCATTCAAGCTTTGTAGAATAGAAAATAAAATAATGATCCGAGGAGGTAATATACAGCTGAACCTTCACGATGGTAGAAATTGCATAGTTAAAATTAACGATCCCTTTGATCCCGTAGAAGATATCTACAGTACCCTTGACACTGTAAAGATTTCGATTCCTCAACAAGAAATAATTGAGCATGTAAAACTTGAAAAGGGTGTGCTGGTTTACATAATTGACGGCTCGCATGTAGGCACTGTGGGAAAGTTGGAGGAGATAAAGCAAGTTTTTAAGAGGAGAAGGTCAGCGGTAACGGTTACCGACAAGGAGGGCAACAAGAAAGCCACAATTCTGGACTTTCTCTTCGTCATAGGTAAAGAGGAACCTTTAATAAGCCTGCCAGAATGGTGA
- a CDS encoding 30S ribosomal protein S8: MVVIDNLANALSTIMNNEMRGKKECVVYPASKFIAQVLRVMQKYGYIGEFEYIDDGRAGKFRIQLLGRINKCGVIKPRFSTKKDEFSEWEKKFLPSRDIGILIVSTSKGVISHIEAKEMGIGGVLVAYVY, encoded by the coding sequence GTGGTAGTTATAGATAATCTTGCTAACGCTTTATCTACTATAATGAATAATGAAATGAGAGGTAAAAAGGAGTGCGTGGTCTATCCAGCCTCAAAATTCATAGCACAAGTACTGCGGGTAATGCAGAAATATGGTTACATAGGGGAATTCGAGTATATTGATGATGGTAGAGCGGGTAAGTTTCGTATTCAACTTTTGGGGCGTATAAACAAATGCGGCGTTATAAAGCCGCGTTTTTCTACTAAAAAGGATGAGTTTAGCGAATGGGAGAAAAAATTCCTGCCTTCTAGAGATATAGGAATACTCATAGTCTCTACATCTAAAGGAGTTATAAGTCATATAGAAGCGAAGGAAATGGGTATTGGAGGGGTGCTCGTAGCCTATGTCTATTAG
- a CDS encoding 30S ribosomal protein S5 gives MSMMDYWKPRTRLGALVKEGKIVSIDQIFEMNIPIKEVEIVDALLPDLKHEVINVNLVQRQTDAGEMSRFQVTVAVGNENGYVGVGLGKAKQIRAAIEKAIVNAKMNIIPVKRGCGSWECLCGEPHSIPFNVRGKSGSVEILLLPAPKGVGLVAGDVAKVVLRLAGIKDLWTRSRGETRTAHNMAKAVYNALKATYAIKTPSEW, from the coding sequence ATGTCCATGATGGACTACTGGAAGCCCCGCACACGGCTGGGAGCTCTAGTAAAGGAGGGTAAAATAGTATCCATAGACCAGATATTCGAAATGAATATTCCGATCAAGGAAGTCGAGATTGTTGACGCGCTACTACCGGATTTAAAACACGAGGTAATAAACGTTAATTTAGTACAAAGACAGACTGATGCTGGAGAGATGAGCAGGTTCCAGGTAACAGTCGCCGTTGGTAACGAAAATGGCTATGTAGGAGTGGGGTTGGGAAAAGCCAAGCAGATACGAGCAGCGATTGAAAAAGCTATAGTTAATGCCAAAATGAATATAATACCCGTTAAAAGAGGGTGTGGAAGTTGGGAGTGTTTATGCGGCGAACCCCATAGCATTCCATTTAACGTAAGAGGAAAAAGCGGAAGTGTTGAAATACTTTTGCTGCCTGCGCCGAAAGGTGTAGGCTTAGTCGCCGGTGACGTTGCAAAAGTGGTTTTACGCTTAGCTGGGATAAAGGATTTATGGACCAGAAGTCGAGGAGAGACTCGTACAGCTCACAATATGGCGAAAGCTGTTTACAATGCCTTGAAGGCTACATATGCTATAAAAACTCCGTCGGAGTGGTAG
- a CDS encoding 50S ribosomal protein L3 produces the protein MGKGHRPRRGSMGVYPRKRARSIVGRVRNWTRIDEVKPLGFAGYKVGALHVIRLETNSNSPFYGQEVMKAATVIEAPPLRVLGIRLYTKTPYGLKSLTEFWNRQIFEAAVKEDYMSKYVNDLKKVLTIPKPDRILAREEISKKIGELKTFVSEVRLIVATQPRKAGIHKKKPEIFEIPVGGEVEQALEYAISKLGEEIRVTEIFKEGQFIDVIAVTKGKGYQGVIKRFNVKIMPRWHKHRKGHRRIGSVGPAKPAVMFTTPRAGQVGFHQRTEYNKLILKVGNVSDKDFTVNPAGGWPHYGLVKSDYIVIEGSVPGAPKRLIKIRYPIRPKKTEEIKVNIVYASIAQGGRTQ, from the coding sequence ATGGGTAAAGGTCACAGGCCGCGAAGAGGATCAATGGGAGTATATCCCAGGAAAAGAGCGAGAAGTATAGTTGGAAGAGTCAGGAATTGGACTAGAATAGACGAGGTGAAACCTTTAGGGTTTGCAGGATATAAGGTTGGAGCATTGCACGTAATAAGGCTAGAAACTAATTCCAATAGCCCATTCTACGGGCAGGAAGTAATGAAAGCTGCTACTGTTATTGAAGCACCACCTTTAAGAGTTCTCGGAATAAGACTTTACACGAAAACACCATACGGCCTAAAATCATTAACCGAGTTTTGGAATAGACAAATTTTCGAAGCAGCTGTAAAGGAAGATTACATGAGCAAATATGTAAATGATTTAAAGAAAGTCCTTACTATACCCAAACCCGATAGAATATTGGCTAGAGAGGAAATCTCAAAGAAAATTGGAGAACTTAAAACTTTTGTAAGCGAAGTAAGATTAATTGTCGCGACGCAACCAAGAAAGGCTGGCATTCACAAGAAAAAACCTGAAATATTTGAAATACCTGTGGGGGGAGAAGTGGAACAAGCATTAGAATATGCTATTTCAAAACTTGGAGAGGAGATAAGAGTTACTGAAATATTTAAAGAAGGTCAATTTATCGACGTGATCGCGGTAACCAAGGGTAAAGGTTACCAAGGCGTTATAAAGCGTTTCAATGTGAAAATAATGCCGAGATGGCATAAACACAGAAAGGGTCATAGAAGAATAGGAAGCGTGGGACCGGCAAAACCAGCGGTAATGTTCACTACTCCAAGAGCAGGACAGGTTGGCTTTCACCAAAGAACAGAATATAACAAGTTGATATTGAAGGTAGGGAATGTTTCCGATAAAGACTTTACTGTTAATCCGGCTGGTGGATGGCCACATTATGGATTAGTGAAAAGCGATTATATAGTGATTGAAGGTAGTGTTCCAGGAGCGCCTAAAAGATTGATAAAGATCAGGTATCCGATACGGCCTAAGAAAACCGAAGAAATAAAAGTAAATATAGTATACGCAAGTATAGCTCAGGGAGGTAGAACTCAATGA
- a CDS encoding 50S ribosomal protein L4 codes for MSTQIQVENMVVKVLNLEGEAVKEIELPKVFKTPVRPDLIRRAFLAIKTARIQPQGREPMAGKRTTARSLGVGLGIARVPRIKGSRRAALAPMTVGGRRAHPPTTEKKIREHINRKEKSLALKSAIAATAYKFFVKKRGHVVEEIEPFPLVVTDDLEKLEKTAEVRDLLIKLGVWADVIRAKEGIRVRAGKGKMRGRRYKKPKSVLIVVGNKGSVLKAAKNLPGVDVALVDKLNVELLAPGGEPGRLTVWTEAAIEYLRRRWG; via the coding sequence ATGAGTACGCAAATACAAGTTGAAAACATGGTAGTAAAAGTGTTAAATTTAGAAGGTGAAGCTGTTAAAGAGATTGAACTGCCGAAAGTATTTAAAACGCCAGTCAGGCCAGACTTAATACGCAGAGCTTTTCTAGCAATAAAAACTGCCAGAATACAGCCTCAAGGAAGGGAACCCATGGCAGGCAAGAGAACAACTGCGAGAAGTCTCGGAGTCGGCTTAGGTATTGCAAGAGTGCCGAGAATTAAAGGTTCGCGTAGGGCAGCTTTGGCTCCGATGACTGTAGGAGGTAGGAGGGCTCATCCGCCTACAACTGAAAAGAAAATAAGGGAACACATAAATAGGAAAGAGAAAAGCCTGGCTTTGAAATCTGCTATAGCTGCTACAGCCTACAAGTTTTTTGTGAAAAAACGAGGACATGTAGTTGAGGAAATCGAACCTTTTCCATTGGTAGTGACTGACGATTTGGAGAAGCTCGAAAAAACAGCAGAGGTAAGAGATTTATTAATAAAGTTAGGCGTGTGGGCAGACGTTATTAGGGCTAAAGAGGGAATTAGAGTTCGCGCTGGTAAAGGTAAGATGAGAGGGCGGCGATATAAAAAACCGAAAAGCGTGCTTATAGTTGTAGGGAATAAGGGGAGCGTGTTGAAGGCGGCAAAGAACTTGCCTGGAGTTGACGTGGCATTAGTGGATAAGCTAAATGTAGAGCTTTTAGCTCCGGGAGGAGAGCCTGGCAGATTGACTGTTTGGACGGAAGCTGCTATAGAGTATCTTAGGCGGAGATGGGGGTGA
- a CDS encoding uL15 family ribosomal protein yields the protein MVVRREKKRKYLRGWRSHSWGRTGQHRRSGRKGGRGHVGYHKHKWSWTLKYEPKMYGKHGFTRPPEIVVKHKCINLDRLNEMISELVDKGFFEKIDNKILVNLPELGYTKLLGRGKITRPLLIKTLYASKIAIEKVEQAGGRVELLRGE from the coding sequence TTGGTTGTAAGAAGGGAGAAAAAAAGAAAGTATCTAAGAGGATGGAGAAGCCACAGCTGGGGTAGAACAGGGCAGCATAGGAGAAGCGGTAGGAAGGGTGGTCGTGGACACGTAGGTTATCACAAGCATAAATGGTCGTGGACTCTAAAATATGAACCTAAAATGTATGGAAAGCATGGCTTTACAAGACCTCCTGAAATAGTGGTAAAGCATAAATGCATTAACCTAGATAGGTTAAATGAGATGATCTCCGAGTTGGTTGACAAGGGTTTCTTTGAAAAAATCGACAATAAGATATTAGTAAATCTCCCCGAGCTAGGCTATACCAAGCTATTGGGTAGGGGTAAAATAACTAGGCCACTGTTAATAAAAACTTTATACGCCTCAAAAATTGCTATAGAAAAGGTAGAACAAGCTGGAGGTCGTGTTGAACTGTTAAGAGGTGAATAA